The following proteins come from a genomic window of Pyxidicoccus sp. MSG2:
- a CDS encoding AsmA family protein, with protein sequence MSDRKRWGRRLLWGLGGLMAVLVLAVVGALVFLTSASGEAWLVRKGVALANEQLSGRLELGGLDLWPGGAVLTDLKLYDPEGELVAEIARVEARLGLSQLVRQHVDLSLAKVERPRLYLAQDERGLNLSRALEPREPKPEEPPKGRGTLKLDIHELVLEDGYVDFRQEVEDGPERNLRLEDFDAKGTASYAAATQGLSATLDATGGLALPVSGPVRLTLKGGGEEGALQADVGLEAAGLVLDASGNVKLPPETPPGQPEGTLKGQVTVRRLVAPPELLKGFVPTYPLLVPVSLEGTASLDGDLVRADARAQAADAKLELKGDLDLEHLRTSGFTAKARDVDLSQLVAEGPKTNVQADLVAKGGGTRLETLDGEVDLTVSPSEYQGQPLGPVELEASAKNGQYTLSRLLVLVPGASLRAKGQGTQEKMRVDGGFTAGNLALLSQTLTKLLPGTVAPMAGSGTLDFVVEGPLRTPGLEAHGSFASLAYGPDLALKDLSVKAELPDVTRPLDTDASVVVAELRTSGRTFKDLAATVATRERKLDASVRVQGDAQLGLAWADWWTRTARGSRWTRCRCPGRRPPGSSSAPRTWASAEAGWRWSPR encoded by the coding sequence TTGAGCGACCGGAAGCGCTGGGGACGCAGGCTGCTGTGGGGGCTCGGCGGCCTCATGGCGGTGCTCGTGCTCGCGGTGGTGGGCGCGCTCGTCTTCCTCACCAGCGCCAGCGGGGAGGCCTGGCTCGTCCGCAAGGGCGTGGCGCTGGCGAACGAGCAGCTCTCCGGCCGCCTGGAGCTGGGCGGCCTGGACCTGTGGCCGGGCGGCGCCGTCCTCACGGACCTGAAGCTGTATGACCCGGAGGGCGAGCTGGTGGCGGAGATTGCCCGCGTGGAGGCGCGCCTCGGCCTGAGCCAGCTGGTGCGCCAGCACGTGGACCTCTCGCTGGCGAAGGTGGAGCGCCCGCGCCTGTACCTCGCGCAGGACGAGCGCGGCCTCAACCTGTCCCGCGCGCTGGAGCCCCGCGAGCCCAAGCCCGAGGAGCCCCCGAAGGGCCGGGGCACGCTGAAGCTGGACATCCACGAGCTGGTGCTGGAGGACGGCTACGTCGACTTCCGGCAGGAAGTGGAGGACGGCCCCGAGCGCAACCTCCGGTTGGAGGACTTCGACGCGAAGGGCACCGCCAGCTACGCGGCGGCGACGCAGGGCCTCAGCGCCACCCTGGACGCCACCGGCGGACTCGCGCTCCCCGTGTCCGGCCCGGTGCGCCTGACGCTGAAGGGCGGCGGCGAGGAGGGCGCGCTCCAGGCGGACGTGGGCCTGGAGGCCGCGGGGCTGGTGCTGGACGCGAGCGGCAACGTGAAGCTGCCGCCGGAGACTCCTCCGGGTCAGCCCGAGGGGACGCTGAAGGGACAGGTGACGGTGCGCCGCCTCGTGGCGCCTCCGGAGCTCCTCAAGGGCTTCGTGCCCACGTATCCCCTGCTCGTGCCCGTGTCGCTGGAGGGCACGGCCAGCCTGGACGGGGACCTGGTGCGCGCGGACGCGCGGGCACAAGCGGCGGACGCGAAGCTGGAGCTGAAGGGCGACCTGGACCTGGAGCACCTGCGCACCAGCGGCTTCACCGCGAAGGCCCGGGACGTGGACCTGTCGCAACTGGTGGCCGAGGGCCCGAAGACGAACGTCCAGGCGGACCTCGTCGCGAAGGGCGGCGGCACCCGCCTGGAGACGCTGGACGGCGAGGTGGACCTCACCGTCTCCCCATCCGAGTACCAGGGCCAGCCCCTGGGCCCGGTGGAGCTGGAGGCCAGCGCGAAGAACGGCCAGTACACGCTGTCGCGGCTCCTGGTGCTGGTGCCGGGCGCCTCGCTGCGCGCGAAGGGCCAGGGCACCCAGGAGAAGATGCGGGTGGACGGCGGCTTCACCGCGGGCAACCTGGCCCTGCTGTCCCAGACGCTGACGAAGCTGCTGCCGGGCACGGTGGCGCCCATGGCGGGCAGCGGCACGCTGGACTTCGTCGTGGAGGGCCCGCTGCGCACGCCGGGGCTGGAGGCGCACGGCAGCTTCGCCTCGCTGGCGTATGGCCCCGACCTGGCGCTGAAGGATTTGTCCGTGAAGGCGGAGCTGCCGGACGTCACCCGGCCGCTGGACACGGACGCCTCGGTGGTGGTGGCCGAGCTGCGCACGAGCGGGCGCACCTTCAAGGACCTGGCGGCCACCGTCGCCACGCGCGAGCGGAAGCTGGACGCCTCCGTGCGCGTGCAGGGTGATGCGCAGCTGGGCCTCGCCTGGGCGGACTGGTGGACGAGGACGGCCAGGGGCTCGCGGTGGACGCGCTGTCGCTGTCCTGGCCGGAGGCCACCTGGAAGCTCCAGCGCCCCACGCACGTGGGCTTCGGCGGAGGCCGGGTGGAGGTGGAGCCCGCGCTGA